In a single window of the Terrirubrum flagellatum genome:
- a CDS encoding bifunctional 2',3'-cyclic-nucleotide 2'-phosphodiesterase/3'-nucleotidase, producing MSKRIKLPSHPDRRQMIASAAAASAAALLPTAALAQSPRLKLRILETTDIHVNVAAYDYFRDTADDTVGLAKTATLLKAARAEVKNSITFDNGDFIQGSPLGDYMAYKKGLKKGDTHPMVAAMNTLGYACGTLGNHEFNYGLDYLENGCAAANFPLVCANVFKADGKPLLKPWIVVEREFEDDAGARQKLKLGVIGFVPPQIAQWDKGNLEGKATAIDIVDAAKKYVPELRQQNVDLVVALCHSGIAGGERKGGEENAALYLSMVDGVDVILTGHQHLVFPGNRAFDNIPGVDNKKGSLNGKPAIQPGFWGSHLGIIDLDLEKRGNAWAIADFKVDPKPIYERTPDRKIVSKADADAGVMAAVKTDHEATLAYVRTPVSATAAPITSYFALVADDPSVQIVSNAQLWYAKQWIVNTPYAKLPILSAAAPFKAGGRGGPNYFTDIPPGPIAIKDLADIYIYPNTLQIVKVNGAQLRGWLERSAGMFNRIDPAKTEEQPLLNDAFPAFNFDVIDGITYAIDVSQPSMFDVEGKVVAPDAKRIVDLKFDGKPVADAQEFIVVTNNYRASGGGNFPGTKTTVVFEAPDMNRDVIMRYLIEEKTVNPTADGNWVFAALPATTNVTFLTGPKAKDFLPKTLKASLVGDGQDGFIKYKLVF from the coding sequence ATGTCAAAGCGAATCAAGCTCCCCTCCCACCCGGATCGCCGCCAGATGATCGCCAGCGCCGCCGCCGCCAGCGCCGCGGCGCTCCTCCCGACCGCGGCTCTCGCCCAGTCGCCGCGCCTCAAGCTGCGCATTCTCGAGACCACCGACATCCATGTGAATGTCGCGGCCTACGACTATTTCCGCGACACGGCCGACGACACGGTCGGCCTCGCCAAGACCGCGACGCTTCTCAAGGCCGCGCGCGCCGAAGTGAAGAACAGCATCACCTTCGATAATGGCGATTTCATCCAGGGCTCTCCGCTCGGCGATTACATGGCTTACAAGAAGGGCCTGAAGAAGGGCGACACCCATCCGATGGTCGCCGCGATGAACACGCTCGGTTACGCCTGCGGCACGCTCGGCAATCATGAATTCAATTACGGCCTCGATTATCTCGAAAATGGCTGCGCCGCCGCGAATTTCCCGCTCGTCTGCGCCAACGTGTTCAAGGCCGACGGCAAGCCGCTCCTCAAACCCTGGATCGTGGTCGAGCGCGAATTCGAGGATGACGCCGGCGCCAGGCAGAAACTGAAGCTCGGCGTCATCGGTTTCGTGCCGCCGCAGATCGCGCAATGGGACAAGGGCAATCTCGAAGGCAAGGCGACGGCGATCGACATCGTCGACGCGGCGAAGAAATATGTGCCGGAGCTGCGCCAGCAGAATGTCGATCTCGTCGTCGCGCTCTGTCATTCCGGCATCGCCGGCGGCGAGCGCAAGGGCGGCGAGGAGAATGCGGCGCTCTATCTCTCCATGGTCGACGGCGTCGATGTGATCCTCACCGGCCACCAGCATCTGGTGTTTCCGGGCAATCGCGCCTTCGACAATATTCCCGGCGTCGACAACAAGAAGGGCTCGCTCAACGGCAAGCCGGCGATCCAGCCCGGTTTCTGGGGCTCTCATCTCGGCATCATCGACCTCGATCTGGAGAAGCGCGGAAACGCCTGGGCCATCGCCGATTTCAAGGTCGATCCCAAGCCGATCTATGAGCGCACGCCCGATCGCAAGATCGTCTCCAAGGCTGATGCCGACGCCGGCGTCATGGCTGCGGTGAAGACGGATCACGAAGCGACTCTGGCTTACGTGCGCACGCCGGTGAGCGCGACGGCCGCGCCGATCACCAGCTATTTCGCGCTCGTCGCCGACGATCCTTCCGTGCAGATCGTGTCGAACGCGCAGCTCTGGTACGCGAAGCAATGGATCGTGAACACGCCCTACGCCAAGCTGCCGATCCTGTCTGCAGCGGCGCCGTTCAAGGCGGGCGGCCGCGGCGGTCCGAATTATTTCACCGACATTCCGCCAGGTCCGATCGCAATCAAGGATCTTGCCGACATCTACATCTATCCCAACACGCTGCAGATCGTGAAGGTGAATGGCGCGCAGCTGCGCGGCTGGCTCGAGCGTTCGGCCGGCATGTTCAACCGCATCGATCCCGCAAAGACCGAGGAGCAGCCGCTGCTCAACGATGCGTTTCCGGCTTTCAATTTCGACGTCATCGACGGCATCACCTATGCGATCGACGTGTCGCAGCCGTCGATGTTCGATGTCGAGGGCAAGGTCGTTGCGCCTGACGCGAAGCGCATCGTCGATCTCAAATTCGACGGCAAGCCGGTGGCGGATGCGCAGGAGTTTATCGTCGTCACCAACAATTATCGCGCGTCCGGCGGCGGCAATTTCCCCGGCACCAAGACGACCGTCGTCTTCGAGGCGCCCGACATGAATCGCGATGTGATCATGCGCTATCTCATCGAGGAGAAGACGGTGAATCCGACGGCGGACGGCAACTGGGTGTTCGCAGCCTTGCCGGCGACAACGAACGTCACTTTCCTTACAGGCCCGAAGGCGAAGGACTTCCTGCCGAAGACCTTGAAGGCCTCTCTTGTCGGCGACGGGCAGGACGGATTCATCAAGTACAAGCTGGTGTTCTGA
- a CDS encoding DUF3489 domain-containing protein: protein MTGLEWPVLRPQESNMTIKLSNAQLVLMSAAAQRDDRCLVASQQLKGVAVKKVAEKLIGAALVKEVRAKAEMPVWRRDEEGRGFALKLTVAGLKAIAVEDEAGDDGGSSEERAREGKAGLAKLADGVGVGSSDAVAAAPGRQLAPPRANTKLAVVVDLMLRTEGATIEELTAATGWLAHTTRAAITGLRKRNFKVSLDKADKEIAAVCRYAAADLSLKHN, encoded by the coding sequence GTGACGGGGCTGGAATGGCCGGTCCTGCGACCGCAGGAGAGCAACATGACTATCAAATTGTCGAATGCGCAGCTCGTGCTGATGAGCGCGGCGGCCCAGCGCGATGATCGCTGCCTTGTCGCATCGCAACAGCTGAAGGGCGTGGCGGTGAAGAAGGTTGCAGAGAAGCTGATCGGCGCGGCGCTCGTCAAAGAGGTTCGCGCGAAAGCGGAGATGCCGGTCTGGCGACGCGATGAGGAGGGGCGGGGCTTTGCACTCAAACTGACGGTCGCGGGGCTGAAAGCGATCGCGGTGGAGGACGAGGCGGGCGACGATGGCGGCTCCTCTGAAGAGCGTGCCCGGGAAGGCAAGGCGGGTCTGGCAAAGCTGGCCGACGGCGTCGGCGTGGGTTCTTCGGACGCCGTCGCCGCGGCGCCTGGCCGCCAACTCGCGCCGCCGCGGGCGAACACCAAGCTCGCTGTGGTGGTCGACCTGATGCTGCGGACCGAGGGCGCGACCATCGAGGAGCTGACGGCCGCAACGGGCTGGCTGGCTCATACGACGCGGGCGGCCATCACCGGGCTGCGCAAACGCAACTTCAAGGTCTCGCTCGACAAGGCCGACAAGGAGATCGCTGCAGTCTGTCGCTACGCGGCAGCGGACCTCAGCCTGAAGCACAACTGA
- a CDS encoding dihydrodipicolinate synthase family protein: MIDLMFRGLIPAFPTPLKADGSVDERGLERIVDYQIERGASGLVPVGGTGEATALGMSARKRVVEITVSVAAKRVPVVAGVLDPGFGYAIDAGRLYSEAGADGLMIIPPYYTRADQDGVLRYFRALKSELKLPIIFYDNPYRSHIVTAPATIARMEEERLIVGMKASNTDLYHLDQTSKLVSDEFCLLSGQDTLFVQQVILGAKGGVLTSASLLPDYWAKVQALAESGRVAEALAAQGKLNPLMDALFAEQFPEAVRRAFELLGLAVGRSLPPIGPLSQNGDEKLRAAVNALLASGVLRRAE, encoded by the coding sequence ATGATTGACTTGATGTTCCGCGGCCTCATTCCCGCATTCCCCACGCCTCTCAAGGCGGACGGCTCCGTTGACGAGCGCGGTCTGGAACGCATTGTCGATTATCAGATCGAGAGAGGCGCATCAGGGCTGGTGCCGGTCGGCGGCACTGGCGAGGCGACGGCGCTCGGTATGAGCGCGCGCAAGCGCGTCGTGGAAATCACCGTGTCCGTTGCGGCGAAGCGGGTTCCCGTTGTCGCCGGCGTGCTGGATCCGGGCTTTGGCTACGCAATCGACGCTGGACGGCTTTACAGCGAAGCCGGCGCCGACGGGCTCATGATTATTCCGCCATACTACACGAGAGCCGATCAGGATGGAGTGCTGCGCTATTTCCGCGCCTTGAAGTCCGAATTGAAGTTGCCGATCATCTTCTACGACAATCCTTATCGCAGCCACATCGTCACTGCGCCCGCGACGATCGCGCGGATGGAGGAAGAGCGGCTTATTGTTGGAATGAAAGCCTCCAATACTGATCTTTATCATCTTGATCAGACGTCGAAGCTCGTCAGTGACGAATTCTGTCTGCTCAGCGGCCAGGACACGCTCTTTGTTCAGCAAGTCATCCTCGGCGCCAAAGGAGGCGTTCTGACGTCGGCGTCATTGCTGCCGGACTATTGGGCAAAGGTGCAGGCTCTCGCCGAGAGCGGACGCGTAGCGGAGGCGCTGGCGGCGCAGGGCAAACTCAACCCGCTGATGGATGCGCTGTTCGCCGAGCAGTTTCCGGAAGCTGTTAGAAGGGCGTTCGAGCTTCTCGGTCTGGCCGTCGGCCGGTCTTTGCCACCGATTGGGCCTCTCTCACAAAATGGAGATGAAAAATTACGCGCCGCTGTCAATGCGTTGCTTGCTTCGGGCGTGCTTCGGCGCGCTGAGTAG
- a CDS encoding aldehyde dehydrogenase, translated as MSASIDWRARAATLSINGQAFVGGKYVPSQSGRTFDCINPATGRLLAKVAACDARDVDQAVSVARAAFASGVWSRMAPRDRKSRLAAFADLIASHSEELALLETLDMGKPIRDSLAVDLPLSAQCIRWYAEAIDKIYDEIAPTAPSAISLIRREPLGVVAAVVPWNFPLLMAAWKIGPILAAGNSIILKPAEQSPLTAIKLAELSAEAGIPDGVFNVLPGFGESAGRALGLHMDVDAVAFTGSTEVGKYFLQYSGQSNMKRVGLECGGKSPNIILADAPDLDAAATAAAWGVFYNQGEVCNAGSRLIVERSVKDQVVEKVMEVGRAIRVGDPLDPATEMGAMVDQTQTERVMDYIEKGRAEGAKLRLGGRRMEKEGCFIEATLFDDVTSNMTIAREEIFGPVLSAIAAKDIDEAVSIGNDTIYGLAAAVWTKDINKAFKASSTLRAGVVWVNCFDHGDISSPFGGFKQSGFGRDKSLHALEKYTELKATWIHLGQ; from the coding sequence ATGTCCGCATCGATCGATTGGCGCGCCCGCGCCGCGACGCTCTCCATCAATGGCCAGGCGTTTGTCGGCGGCAAATATGTTCCCTCGCAGTCGGGCCGCACCTTCGATTGCATCAATCCAGCAACCGGACGGCTGTTGGCGAAGGTCGCCGCCTGCGACGCGAGGGATGTCGATCAGGCTGTTTCTGTTGCGCGCGCGGCATTTGCATCCGGCGTCTGGTCGCGTATGGCGCCGCGAGATCGCAAGAGCCGTTTGGCCGCTTTTGCGGACCTCATCGCCTCCCATAGCGAAGAGCTCGCTCTCCTCGAAACCCTGGATATGGGCAAACCGATCCGCGATAGCCTCGCCGTTGATCTGCCTCTCTCCGCCCAATGCATCCGCTGGTACGCGGAAGCAATCGATAAGATCTATGACGAGATCGCGCCGACTGCGCCCAGCGCGATTTCGCTGATCCGGCGCGAGCCCCTCGGCGTGGTGGCCGCAGTGGTGCCGTGGAATTTTCCGCTGCTCATGGCGGCCTGGAAAATCGGTCCCATTCTCGCGGCGGGTAATTCGATCATCTTGAAGCCCGCCGAGCAGTCGCCGCTGACTGCGATCAAGCTCGCCGAACTCTCGGCGGAGGCGGGCATTCCCGACGGCGTGTTCAACGTATTGCCCGGGTTTGGCGAATCCGCAGGCCGGGCGCTCGGTCTTCACATGGATGTCGACGCCGTGGCCTTCACCGGATCGACGGAGGTCGGAAAATATTTCCTCCAATATTCCGGCCAGTCCAACATGAAGCGTGTGGGACTTGAATGCGGCGGCAAGAGCCCGAACATCATCCTTGCCGACGCGCCTGATCTCGACGCCGCGGCGACCGCCGCGGCCTGGGGCGTCTTCTACAATCAGGGTGAGGTCTGCAACGCAGGCTCGCGTCTGATCGTCGAGCGCAGCGTGAAAGACCAGGTCGTCGAGAAGGTGATGGAAGTAGGGCGCGCGATTAGAGTTGGCGATCCCCTCGATCCTGCGACGGAAATGGGCGCGATGGTCGACCAGACCCAGACCGAACGCGTCATGGACTACATAGAGAAGGGCAGGGCGGAAGGCGCGAAGCTGCGCCTCGGAGGCAGACGGATGGAGAAGGAAGGATGCTTTATCGAAGCGACTCTGTTCGACGATGTGACGAGCAACATGACGATTGCGCGCGAGGAGATATTTGGCCCGGTTCTTTCCGCGATCGCAGCGAAGGATATCGACGAAGCCGTTTCGATCGGCAACGACACGATCTATGGTCTTGCCGCGGCCGTGTGGACGAAAGACATCAACAAAGCCTTCAAGGCGTCATCTACGCTGCGCGCCGGCGTAGTGTGGGTGAACTGCTTTGATCATGGCGACATCTCCTCGCCCTTCGGAGGCTTCAAGCAGTCCGGTTTCGGGCGCGACAAGTCGCTGCACGCGCTGGAGAAATACACGGAGCTGAAGGCGACCTGGATTCATCTGGGCCAATAG
- a CDS encoding cupin domain-containing protein: protein MSQIKIVEDDASGALANGSDPDDETRKLGRRIRELRSKAGLTLTDLSKATGVSIGTLSQLERGLVSPTVRTVYTVANALGVMPAWLIDPSQIPTKNAENRYIVRAGQRSRLFDLDGVRKDVASPAASERLRGFFMVIQPGCNSGAQPYSHKGEEIGFLLSGVLELQIDGETFTLNEGDCFAFASSKPHHFANPGRGPAAVFWVNADI, encoded by the coding sequence ATGTCGCAGATCAAAATCGTTGAGGATGACGCCTCCGGCGCGCTGGCCAACGGGAGCGACCCCGATGACGAGACGCGGAAGCTTGGGCGCCGAATTCGCGAACTGCGGTCGAAGGCCGGCCTGACGCTGACCGATCTTTCAAAGGCGACCGGCGTGTCGATCGGCACCCTGTCGCAGCTCGAGCGCGGTCTTGTGTCTCCCACCGTCCGCACGGTCTACACGGTGGCTAACGCGCTGGGCGTCATGCCCGCCTGGCTCATCGATCCATCGCAAATTCCCACTAAAAACGCCGAAAACAGGTATATTGTGCGGGCCGGCCAGCGCTCGCGGCTGTTTGATCTCGATGGCGTCCGCAAGGATGTCGCATCGCCCGCCGCCAGCGAGAGGCTGCGGGGGTTTTTCATGGTCATTCAACCCGGCTGCAATTCCGGCGCACAGCCCTACTCCCACAAAGGCGAGGAGATCGGGTTCCTGCTGTCAGGCGTCCTTGAACTGCAGATCGACGGCGAGACCTTCACCCTGAATGAAGGCGACTGCTTCGCCTTCGCCAGTTCAAAGCCGCATCATTTCGCGAATCCCGGTCGCGGACCGGCCGCGGTCTTCTGGGTCAATGCTGACATCTGA
- a CDS encoding ABC transporter permease, translating into MAQSGAASELNLSSALMLLAPLTLLMIAMLVYPLALTVWTSIHPGRFSLEAYTDLINSTLFLRVLRNTFEISIAGTLVSLVVGYPVAMHLAAQSPRRRTAYLIMVMLPFWTSILVKSFALTTVFGNQGLVNQLLGFLSGGQINLPMMFNRVGVILGMINFLLPFMILSILGSLLAQDRTLVLAAETMGAKPLRIFWKITLPLSLPGVIAGVLINVTLSIGMYITPALLGGRQDMMVANLVDFYTRQTLDWTAASATAVVLLAISGALVALLGKARGGGTIGAAA; encoded by the coding sequence GTGGCCCAGTCAGGCGCAGCATCGGAGCTCAATCTTTCGTCGGCGCTGATGCTGCTCGCGCCCTTGACGCTTCTGATGATCGCCATGCTGGTCTATCCGCTGGCGCTGACTGTCTGGACCAGCATCCATCCCGGCCGGTTCTCACTTGAGGCCTATACGGACCTCATCAACAGCACCCTCTTTCTCAGAGTTCTGCGCAACACGTTCGAGATCAGCATCGCCGGCACGCTGGTCAGCCTCGTCGTCGGGTATCCCGTCGCCATGCATCTCGCGGCGCAGTCGCCACGCAGGCGCACGGCCTATCTCATCATGGTCATGCTGCCCTTCTGGACGAGCATCCTCGTCAAGAGCTTCGCGCTGACGACGGTGTTCGGAAATCAGGGGCTGGTGAATCAGCTTCTCGGATTCCTGAGCGGCGGACAGATCAACCTGCCGATGATGTTCAATCGCGTCGGCGTGATCCTGGGCATGATCAATTTTCTCCTGCCGTTCATGATCCTTTCAATTCTCGGCAGCCTGCTTGCCCAAGATCGCACACTGGTTCTCGCGGCCGAGACCATGGGTGCGAAGCCGCTTCGCATCTTCTGGAAAATCACGCTGCCGCTCAGCCTTCCCGGCGTGATCGCCGGCGTGCTCATCAATGTCACTTTGTCGATCGGCATGTACATCACGCCTGCGCTGCTCGGCGGGCGACAGGATATGATGGTCGCGAATCTGGTTGATTTCTATACTCGCCAGACGCTCGACTGGACCGCCGCCTCCGCGACCGCGGTTGTTCTACTCGCGATTTCAGGCGCGCTGGTCGCGCTTCTTGGCAAGGCGCGTGGCGGCGGAACGATCGGAGCAGCGGCATGA
- a CDS encoding ABC transporter permease, translating to MSTLASSGSLNRHMISTAAWACYVFLLIPSLIVIPISFGNPGQIEFPPRQFSLALYRQFFTDPAWWGSMAQSLFVAVVTTLLTLALAVPAAYALARSRLPGRNLLRGLFMTPMLVPVIVLGLGLYLQFSNWGLLDTTTGVVLAHIMLTTPFVVISVMSGLQHADTSLETVASIMGASRPTVFFRVVLPQIKTSIAVGALFAFLMSLDEVVVAYFVTGAKSMTLPVKMYSSIRWEITPVLAAVSTLLTLLSLLIALGLIALQRKTETEHE from the coding sequence ATGAGCACGCTCGCCAGCTCCGGATCACTCAATCGCCACATGATCTCGACGGCCGCGTGGGCCTGTTATGTGTTCCTGCTGATCCCCAGCCTGATCGTCATTCCCATTTCATTCGGCAATCCCGGTCAGATCGAATTTCCTCCGCGGCAGTTTTCACTCGCGCTTTATCGCCAATTCTTCACCGACCCCGCCTGGTGGGGCTCGATGGCGCAGAGCCTGTTTGTCGCCGTCGTCACGACGCTGTTGACCTTGGCCCTTGCCGTTCCCGCAGCTTATGCGCTGGCGCGTTCCCGGCTTCCCGGACGCAATCTGCTTCGCGGCCTCTTCATGACCCCGATGCTCGTGCCCGTCATCGTGCTCGGCCTCGGCCTTTACCTTCAGTTTTCGAACTGGGGATTGCTGGACACGACAACAGGCGTGGTTCTCGCCCACATCATGCTGACGACGCCCTTCGTCGTGATCTCCGTGATGTCGGGTCTCCAACATGCCGACACGTCTCTGGAAACCGTGGCTTCGATCATGGGCGCATCGCGGCCGACGGTCTTCTTCCGCGTCGTGCTGCCGCAAATAAAGACGTCGATCGCCGTGGGAGCGCTTTTCGCCTTCCTGATGTCGCTGGATGAAGTGGTGGTCGCCTACTTCGTCACCGGCGCGAAATCCATGACGTTGCCAGTCAAAATGTACAGCTCGATCCGTTGGGAGATCACGCCTGTGCTCGCCGCGGTCTCCACACTTCTCACCCTGCTGTCGTTGCTGATCGCGCTTGGCCTCATCGCGCTGCAGCGCAAGACCGAGACCGAACATGAATAA
- a CDS encoding ABC transporter ATP-binding protein produces MNNASAQTNARSAGQDQAMVELQSVSKRYGAVDALHPVDIAIRKGEFVTLLGPSGSGKSTLLNLIAGMIAPSSGRIVIDGRDATTLPTNQRGLGMVFQNYALMPHMTVFENIAFPLQVRRLPKEEIKRKVEGALDLIQLRHVANRRPRELSGGQQQRVSLARCIVYNPALILMDEPLGALDKKLREQMQLEIKRLHADLGVTMLYVTHDQDEALTMSDRIILMNGGRIEQQGQPDELYFRPETVFSAEFIGSSNLIPGTVETSNAGLSLRTAIGTFPAQTAEFAISAGDKAVLLIRPENMMLAGQDRADGVAGKIEDSILLGGVVRHFVRCADQSTIIVQELNQPDRASARRGDNVRIEWRPAHARLLPSPRAH; encoded by the coding sequence ATGAATAACGCGTCGGCGCAGACGAACGCCAGATCCGCCGGACAGGATCAGGCGATGGTCGAGCTTCAGAGCGTATCGAAGCGCTATGGCGCAGTCGATGCGCTTCATCCCGTCGATATCGCGATCCGCAAAGGCGAATTCGTCACACTGCTCGGCCCGAGCGGATCGGGAAAATCGACGTTGCTCAACCTGATCGCCGGCATGATCGCGCCAAGCTCAGGCCGTATCGTGATCGACGGGCGCGACGCCACGACATTGCCGACGAACCAGCGCGGCCTCGGCATGGTTTTCCAGAATTACGCCCTCATGCCGCACATGACGGTGTTCGAGAATATCGCATTTCCTCTGCAGGTCAGGCGCCTGCCGAAAGAAGAAATCAAGCGGAAGGTCGAGGGCGCGCTCGACCTGATTCAGCTTCGTCATGTGGCGAACCGCCGCCCACGAGAGCTGTCCGGCGGCCAGCAGCAACGCGTCTCGCTCGCCCGCTGCATCGTTTACAACCCCGCGCTGATCCTCATGGACGAGCCTCTCGGCGCGCTCGACAAGAAGCTGCGCGAGCAGATGCAGCTCGAAATCAAGCGTCTCCACGCCGATCTCGGCGTCACCATGCTCTACGTCACCCATGATCAGGACGAGGCGCTGACCATGTCGGACCGCATCATCCTGATGAACGGCGGCAGAATCGAGCAGCAGGGCCAACCTGACGAGCTGTATTTCAGGCCCGAGACTGTTTTCTCGGCGGAATTCATCGGCAGCTCGAACCTCATCCCCGGAACGGTCGAAACCAGCAACGCCGGGCTTTCGCTGCGAACGGCGATCGGGACATTTCCTGCTCAAACAGCCGAATTCGCAATCTCCGCAGGCGACAAGGCGGTGCTGTTGATCCGTCCCGAAAATATGATGCTCGCCGGCCAAGATCGCGCAGACGGCGTTGCGGGCAAGATCGAGGACTCCATCCTGCTCGGCGGCGTCGTCAGGCATTTCGTACGCTGCGCCGATCAATCGACAATCATCGTTCAGGAACTCAATCAACCTGATCGAGCCAGCGCGCGGCGCGGCGACAACGTCCGGATCGAATGGCGGCCGGCGCACGCCCGTCTTCTGCCGTCTCCGCGCGCGCATTGA
- a CDS encoding polyamine ABC transporter substrate-binding protein, whose protein sequence is MTDKIFRASRRTLLHAGVGFAGLIAAPAIFTGRAQAADKTLTVTSWGGDYNKSVREVFADPFTKETGIPVTLVDNGDMAKVKAQVQSKAVQWDVIDAPAAFATSGARDDLWEPLDMSIIKPGDVVQAGAPTYMPIYLYSGGLLWDSKRHPDGKHPVDFAGFYDIKKYPGRRVMRALASETLEVALVADGVAPKDLYPMDVERAFRVLDRIKPHVTKWTSTTPEQVTSVTQNEGDFSYSYFNRVKAAQKAGSPLDFSFEQTVNSLDYFAVPKGSQNKEAAMRFVNFCLRPDRQVEWAVRGYYLPNTVAAVEQVKASPSKDYLPDLTNGKNVIVNAEWWSANYTAVQKRYAEWMLT, encoded by the coding sequence ATGACTGACAAGATATTTCGGGCGTCGCGACGCACACTTTTGCATGCCGGCGTCGGCTTCGCGGGCCTGATCGCAGCGCCAGCGATCTTCACAGGACGCGCGCAGGCGGCCGACAAGACGCTCACCGTGACATCCTGGGGCGGCGACTACAACAAATCGGTGCGCGAGGTTTTCGCTGATCCCTTCACCAAGGAAACCGGCATCCCCGTCACGCTCGTCGACAATGGCGACATGGCAAAGGTCAAGGCGCAAGTACAAAGCAAGGCGGTGCAATGGGACGTCATCGACGCGCCCGCCGCTTTCGCAACTTCCGGAGCCAGAGACGATCTCTGGGAGCCGCTGGACATGTCGATCATCAAGCCGGGCGATGTGGTGCAGGCTGGCGCGCCGACCTACATGCCGATCTATCTCTATAGCGGCGGCCTCCTCTGGGACAGCAAGCGGCACCCCGACGGCAAGCACCCTGTCGATTTCGCCGGCTTCTACGACATCAAGAAATATCCCGGACGACGCGTCATGCGTGCGCTCGCTTCAGAGACACTCGAGGTCGCTCTCGTCGCCGACGGCGTCGCGCCGAAGGATCTTTATCCGATGGACGTAGAACGCGCGTTCCGCGTGCTTGATCGCATCAAGCCGCATGTCACGAAATGGACGAGCACCACGCCGGAGCAGGTCACCTCGGTCACGCAGAATGAAGGCGATTTCTCCTATAGCTACTTCAATCGCGTGAAGGCGGCCCAGAAAGCCGGTTCGCCGCTCGACTTCTCTTTTGAGCAGACGGTCAATTCGCTCGATTACTTCGCCGTTCCCAAGGGATCGCAGAACAAGGAAGCCGCCATGCGCTTCGTTAATTTCTGCCTGCGACCGGACAGACAGGTCGAATGGGCGGTTCGCGGCTACTACCTGCCGAACACGGTCGCCGCCGTGGAGCAAGTGAAGGCGTCGCCCTCGAAGGACTATCTCCCCGATCTGACGAACGGAAAGAACGTCATCGTCAACGCGGAGTGGTGGAGCGCGAACTACACGGCCGTGCAGAAGCGCTACGCCGAGTGGATGCTGACCTGA